One stretch of Rattus norvegicus strain BN/NHsdMcwi chromosome 12, GRCr8, whole genome shotgun sequence DNA includes these proteins:
- the Cd209f gene encoding CD209 antigen-like protein 2 has protein sequence MGLYKSQVRGKEERGSPEKQKMAGKPELHQPNNHEEEVTLEDHDPEGLICSSKSLQGHLTRAPWLLPLLISLGLFLLMLATLVQISRICANPQGQTQDQKGSSSFGKVAVPQEQTYTGLEQIQQIQQQLTQFNASLAGLCRPCPWDWEFFQGSCYLFSRTLASWGASASSCKDLGAHLVIVNSVAEQQFLKYWHIRQSQLTWIGLSDHQREGSWQWVDDTPLKLSFWKEGEPNNAGDEDCVVIAEDKWNDSTCSANNFWVCEQPSTPCPGHARSALP, from the exons ATGGGGTTATATAAATCCCAGgtcagagggaaggaggagagggggagtcCAGAGAAGCAGAAGATGGCAGGAAAGCCAGAGCTCCACCAGCCGAACAACCATG AGGAGGAGGTCACATTGGAAGACCATGACCCTGAGGGTCTCATTTGCAGCTCCAAGAGTTTGCAAG GACATCTGACCCGAGCCCCCTGGCTTCTGCCGCTTCTCATCTCTTTGGGCCTCTTTTTGCTTATGTTGGCCACCCTGGTTCAAA TTTCCAGGATCTGTGCAAACCCACAGGGACAGACCCAGGATCAGAAGGGGAGTTCCAGCTTTGGGAAAG TTGCTGTTCCTCAGGAGCAGACATACACTGGCTTGGAGCAGATCCAGCAGATCCAGCAACAGCTGACTCAGTTCAACGCCTCGCTGG CTGGCCTGTGCCGGCCCTGTCCCTGGGACTGGGAGTTCTTCCAGGGAAGCTGCTACCTCTTCTCGAGAACCCTGGCCAGCTGGggagcctctgcctcctcctgcaaGGATCTTGGGGCCCACCTGGTGATCGTCAACAGTGTTGCAGAGCAG CAATTCCTCAAATACTGGCACATCAGACAGTCTCAGCTTACCTGGATTGGCCTCAGCGATCATCAACGCGAAGGTTCCTGGCAGTGGGTGGATGACACCCCACTTAAACTCAG CTTCTGGAAAGAGGGGGAGCCCAATAATGCAGGGGACGAGGACTGTGTGGTCATAGCAGAAGATAAATGGAATGACAGCACTTGTTCTGCAAACAACTTCTGGGTCTGTGAGCAGCCCTCGACTCCCTGCCCTGGTCACGCAAGGTCTGCGCTTCCCTAG